In the genome of Henningerozyma blattae CBS 6284 chromosome 5, complete genome, one region contains:
- the TBLA0E04760 gene encoding ENTH domain-containing protein (similar to Saccharomyces cerevisiae ENT3 (YJR125C); ancestral locus Anc_4.346), producing MSLEDTLSNMTLYDAKKYFRKAQNVVFNYTDMEAKVREATNNEPWGASSTLMEQIAQGTYNPREREEILSMILRRFTEKSGNLWRQIYKALQLLEYLITHGAERFIDEARSSLGLIRMLESFHYVDSEGRDQGANVRSRAQAMTSLLSSDDAIRSARRKARSTAGKFRGTGNAMGATGESGYNTHAGFARSNGISVSADFDPDSDDDTPEWSKPAKSQPSTSKKQTTTANTAPSSGHKPEDADDDDDEDFADFQSAQPITTSIAASNTTNTMDLLSGMNNNSTVNNSSNMNMDMNTSLMNSNTNTNNTLGMTINNNNSGYLNSSSPVPAIATKTEKSDPFGSLFSSAKLNTKSTSPAASATQAMSTLKTNSTIVKSNTTSTQTNANDNDDDDDDLFGDFKASTNAAAVPSSNNSNDANQEVDLLDF from the coding sequence ATGAGTTTAGAAGATACTCTAAGTAATATGACATTGTATGATGCCAAAAAATACTTCCGTAAAGCACAAAATGTGGTATTTAATTATACTGATATGGAAGCTAAAGTTCGTGAGGCTACTAATAATGAGCCTTGGGGTGCCTCATCTACTTTGATGGAACAAATCGCTCAAGGAACTTATAATCCGAGAGAACGTGAAGAAATCTTATCTATGATCCTTCGACGTTTTACTGAAAAGAGTGGTAACTTGTGGCGTCAAATTTATAAAGCTTTACAACTattggaatatttaattactCATGGTGCAGAGAGATTTATTGATGAAGCTCGTAGCAGTTTAGGATTGATTAGAATGTTAGAAAGTTTCCATTACGTGGACTCAGAGGGCAGAGATCAAGGTGCTAATGTCCGTAGTAGAGCTCAAGCAATGACGTCGCTTTTGTCAAGTGACGATGCTATCAGAAGCGCACGTCGTAAAGCAAGATCAACAGCAGGTAAATTTCGCGGAACTGGTAATGCTATGGGTGCAACGGGTGAATCTGGTTATAACACCCATGCTGGGTTTGCTCGTAGTAATGGTATTAGTGTCAGTGCTGATTTTGATCCAGATTCGGATGATGATACTCCAGAATGGTCAAAACCAGCTAAATCTCAACCTTCCACTTCTAAGAAGCAAACTACTACCGCAAATACAGCTCCTTCAAGTGGGCACAAACCTGAAGATGCtgatgatgacgatgatgaagattttgCCGATTTTCAAAGTGCTCAGCCAATAACTACAAGTATTGCTGCATCTAATACTACTAATACTATGGACTTGTTAAGTGGTATGAACAACAATTCAACTGTTAacaattcttcaaatatgaatatgGACATGAATACTTCTTTAATGAACTCTAACACGAacactaataatactttgGGTATGACtatcaataacaataatagtgGTTActtaaattcttcttcgCCTGTACCAGCAATTGCAACAAAAACGGAAAAATCAGATCCTTTCGGTTCCTTGTTCTCCTCTGCAAAGTTAAATACAAAATCTACTTCTCCAGCGGCTTCTGCTACTCAAGCTATGAGTACATTAAAGACAAATTCAACTATTGTTAAGTCTAACACAACTTCTACACAAACAAATGccaatgataatgatgatgatgatgatgatttatttgGAGATTTTAAAGCATCTACCAATGCCGCTGCTGTGCcatcatctaataatagtaatgatGCAAATCAAGAAGTGGATCTATTagatttttaa
- the TBLA0E04740 gene encoding uncharacterized protein (similar to Saccharomyces cerevisiae HMG2 (YLR450W) and HMG1 (YML075C); ancestral locus Anc_4.343) yields the protein MNLNLVEFISPLTTLCAHSAKFSARYPIHVILVSLLFFAATYLSVIQYYFDGWKLDSTSIFASPLPDLDFFFDDCTHYCRKPYSNIWNVLETEDARSMISLPNHYYLLNLQFKTNSKDSKSLNSISFANDTTTFPELNGLIFDSNDHKYLLQQEPNIPFELISSDGKKWRLVDNGVHFFELQHLALSLYNNFISRIQSSKSFDIFIIGSAYMMVVFTVYKLFREMNKIGSKFSLSLATMTNSACALFLALYSTQYITKTPVSALSLIEGLPFLVVTFGFKHQVNMARYTLGQFKRIGLSKKSTPERIVFDAIKAEGSSFIYEHLLSIVAFVGCTLYASHLEALKNFCILCSFIATYEVLFTMTLYSAVLSLKLEIDIIHRSTVIKQALEEDGIIPMTADLVFGAENTSKNSKLKSNFAVYFIKGALTILFLGINLYNFGLRWASQTVNFFYNNPSPVISLPEFIQTSSISILDETVLISVTPVQYYQQLNMYHMVEDGLILLLRYFSIAISDRLVSKVLIFLLIISLATNISLLNATRIHTKYTAAELNKKKTDSNNFKSLKSNSSNLSSEESEEDTNNSTSNNSSISNSTKATDNKIGSTKQKKKNTKKSGNNNINKSDKKLETKSITDDEADDDYSEVTIDNLETYTRPLTELQELMKSGEAHTLKNKEVVSLVVKGKMPLYALEKQLKDSTRAVKVRRQAISLLSDSSVLLSERLPYKYYDYDRVLGACCENVIGYMPIPVGIIGPLIIDDISYHIPMATTEGCLVASAMRGCKAINAGGGVTSVLTKDGMTRGPCVRFPSLKRAGACKLWLDSEEGQNKVKKEFNSTSRFARLQHIQTALAGNLLFIRFRTTTGDAMGMNMISKGVEFSLKKMIDEFGWDDMEVISVSGNYCTDKKPAAINWIEGRGKSIVAESIIPKDVVEKVLKSNVKALVELNVSKNLVGSAMAGSVGGFNAHAANLVTAVFLALGQDPAQNIESSNCITLMNETLEGDLNISVSMPSIEVGTLGGGTILEPQGSMLDMLGVRGPHPTNPGANAGQLAKIVASVVLAGELSLCSALAAGHLVQSHMTHNRAKPATAANGSAPAPAPAAINNEELTRLKEGSVTCIKS from the coding sequence ATGAATCTAAATTTAGTAGAATTTATTAGTCCGTTGACAACATTATGTGCTCACTCTGCTAAATTTTCGGCAAGGTATCCAATACATGTAATATTagtatctttattattttttgctGCTACATATTTATCAGTCATTCAATACTACTTTGATGGATGGAAATTAGATTCCACAAGTATATTTGCCTCCCCTCTACCAGATCTggatttcttttttgatGATTGCACACATTATTGTAGAAAACcatattcaaatatctGGAATGTCTTGGAAACAGAAGATGCCCGTTCAATGATATCCTTGCCaaaccattattatttgttaaacttacaatttaaaacaaattctaaagattctaaatcattaaattcaatttcattcGCTAATGATACTACAACTTTCCCCGAATTAAACGgcttaatttttgattcaAACGATcataaatatctattaCAACAAGAACCAAATATCCCATTTGAATTGATTTCTTCTGATGGTAAAAAATGGAGGCTAGTTGACAATGGCGTTCATTTCTTTGAGCTCCAACACTTGGCCTTATCATTAtacaataattttatttcaagaattcaaagttcaaaatcatttgatatatttattattggttCTGCATACATGATGGTCGTATTCACcgtttataaattattccgtgaaatgaataaaattggTTCAAAGTTTTCATTAAGTTTAGCTACAATGACAAATTCGGCGTGTGCATTATTCTTAGCGTTATATTCAACTCAATATATTACGAAAACACCTGTTTCTGCCTTAAGTTTAATCGAGGGGTTACCATTTTTAGTAGTAACATTTGGCTTTAAACATCAAGTTAATATGGCCAGGTATACTCTTGGtcaatttaaaagaattggaTTATCTAAGAAAAGTACACCAGAAAGAATTGTATTTGATGCCATTAAAGCCGAAGGGTCAAGCTTTATTTATGAACATTTGCTATCAATCGTTGCCTTTGTTGGATGTACGCTTTATGCATCACATTTGGAggctttgaaaaatttctgCATTTTATGTTCATTCATTGCAACTTACGaagtattatttacaatGACTCTTTATTCTGCCGTgttatcattaaaattagaaatcGATATTATCCATAGATCAACTGTTATCAAACAAGCTTTAGAAGAAGATGGTATCATCCCAATGACAGCTGATTTAGTATTTGGAGCTGAAAATACTTCAAAGAATTCTAAGTTAAAATCTAATTTTGCagtttattttattaaaggTGCATTAacgatattatttttgggTATTAACCTTTATAATTTTGGATTAAGATGGGCATCACAAActgttaattttttctataataaTCCATCACCTGTGATTTCTTTACCAGAATTCATCCAGACTTCTAGCATAAGTATTTTAGATGAAACTGTGCTGATATCTGTAACCCCAGTTCAGTACtatcaacaattaaatatgtaTCATATGGTCGAAGATggattaatattattactaagATATTTCAGTATTGCAATTAGTGATCGTCTGGTTAGTAAAgtcttaatatttttattaattattagttTAGCAACCAACATCTCCTTATTAAACGCAACTAGGATTCATACAAAATATACTGCAGCCGAACTTAATAAGAAGAAGACTGattccaataatttcaaGAGTCTAAAGAgtaattcatcaaatttatcaagTGAAGAATCTGAAGAAGATACCAATAACAGTACTAGTAATAATTCTAGTATTAGCAACAGTACTAAAGCAACAGACAACAAGATCGGCTCAACCAAacagaaaaagaaaaacactaAGAAATctggtaataataacatcAATAAAAGTGATAAAAAACTTGAAACAAAATCCATTACTGATGATGAAGctgatgatgattattCTGAGGTtacaattgataatttagaaaCTTACACTCGACCATTAACTGAACTACAAGAATTAATGAAGAGTGGTGAAGCGCAtacattgaaaaataaagaagttGTTTCATTAGTTGTTAAAGGTAAAATGCCATTATATGCGTtagaaaaacaattaaaagattctACTAGAGCTGTTAAAGTTCGTCGTCAAgctatttcattattatctgaTTCTTCTGTCTTATTATCAGAAAGGTTACCatacaaatattatgattatgataGAGTTCTTGGAGCTTGTTGTGAGAATGTTATTGGATATATGCCAATTCCAGTTGGTATCATTGGCCCCTTAATTATTGATGACATATCATATCATATTCCTATGGCCACTACAGAAGGTTGTTTAGTTGCTTCTGCTATGCGTGGTTGCAAAGCTATAAATGCAGGTGGAGGTGTTACTTCAGTATTAACTAAAGATGGTATGACAAGAGGACCATGTGTTAGATTTCCATCATTGAAGAGGGCTGGTGCCTGTAAGTTGTGGTTAGATTCTGAAGAAGGACAAAACaaagttaaaaaagaatttaacTCTACGTCAAGATTTGCTAGATTACAGCATATTCAAACAGCTTTAGCaggaaatttattatttattagatttagaACGACTACTGGTGATGCTATGGGTATGAATATGATTTCTAAAGGTGTggaattttctttaaagaaaatgatagaTGAATTTGGTTGGGATGATATGGAGGTGATATCTGTTTCTGGTAATTATTGTACTGATAAGAAACCTGCTGCTATCAATTGGATCGAAGGGCGTGGTAAAAGTATTGTAGCAGAATCAATCATTCCTAAGGATGTTGTTgaaaaagtattaaaaaGTAATGTCAAGGCGCTAGTTGAATTAAACGTTTCTAAGAATTTGGTTGGTTCAGCAATGGCTGGCTCTGTAGGTGGGTTTAATGCCCATGCTGCCAATTTGGTTACTGCAGTATTTTTAGCATTAGGTCAAGATCCAGCTCAAAACATCGAAAGTTCTAACTGTATTACATTAATGAATGAGACATTAGAAGGtgatttgaatattagTGTTTCAATGCCATCTATCGAGGTCGGTACTCTCGGTGGTGGTACCATCTTGGAACCACAAGGTTCTATGTTGGACATGCTGGGGGTCAGAGGCCCACACCCTACTAACCCTGGTGCCAACGCTGGACAATTAGCAAAAATCGTTGCATCTGTGGTATTGGCTGGTGAGTTATCTCTGTGCTCTGCTTTGGCTGCAGGTCACTTAGTTCAAAGTCATATGACTCATAATCGTGCCAAACCGGCTACTGCCGCTAATGGTTCTGCCCCTGCCCCTGCTCCTGCTGCCATTAACAACGAAGAACTTACCCGTTTGAAGGAAGGCTCCGTGACTTGTATTAAATCTTAA
- the TBLA0E04750 gene encoding Zn(II)2Cys6 transcription factor domain-containing protein (similar to Saccharomyces cerevisiae WAR1 (YML076C); ancestral locus Anc_4.344), whose product MSTIDENSNNNGNGLPNNLVGGMVQTPGSKEITYDSLSNGSTGGGSSHGNDNRVPSNNQGSGNALEVPRRWVAATGSDANNFSTTIDKTQTTIIQGIELDDARVQKPTRSEGGSSKRNTFACVSCHSSKVKCIPSQLDDIYRKPCQRCLKNGKVCTFDLSKRTKRRKQRNSNSTSSLVSMTGSFQSSVGMTNHTNTVNVPIPIDTKRFMEPGPIQQQQQQQQQQQQQQQQQQQLVLQQQQQQSQLLSNGRPNPQFGIPISNSSVELNSTNYNSTNNSLQNTNDQSDLPKLHNGNNNISYMWPANMNENDFQNQIQAQFQHNRGRQGQNSNPTHTSHYHHHQNQLHHQVSSTNDLQHPLRNHTRQNNLQPTSSMSMTNLQTSSQYLNQSTTDLNHQYEHLRNANTPPPNLSSKHPNPLIFNPNSQSLHNTSNPNLTPIMNTNLNNSTTNTNSTNNTLPNNIPINHNQNIESSAIPNNNQNPIVTTNPTSTSTNNTQTNDNVPIKHQENNTAVNGQTSPTLRTQMLSASNNSFNSITLPNNNNPNSSNGIINTSSAILGSSAPIQSNSSLGIINTEKSMFDNHINPDSVANATSNINSTTTTASSINNKRTGLNSTSRRKKPKYRKELYSVLIHQKGQLHEIAEKYETISQNWDNCMKSSKYMEHILDPITAGILTLEEAEERLNIYKNDVSYESKFPFIKISKNSTVHQFINEKPIFFSVIMSSVSILMTEKNTNLKKVMELNAFVLNLITNQIFKSQNRSIELLEALLTWCMWYNIPAWANKTHYNIFSYVCSCLNRDLAPTQINESFKMFSNDDNFKMNENKFNKKQYESSENSPRLTLMTYITALNISIFLKQPAQTRWSKLIEEAAKAVLNETTSNSPIYKVEDDEVLIVFLRLNHMLEKIHIHLHEIDQKIEREDDPEYTDKHLNNLITRYKFQLDEIYEQIPKDRHKVLSYYYSVEAYLYQYILGSFVEKLPDTSQIYPIPELIHNAIIRGQESCVSCLNQFLKSQPKSVASLPLFHTSRIIYTIGMLLLKIRYSTVAIASFHYLKPMTEGALDIVTRVSHLLEESSKMYPFNHFVYKFQYVIALFIQTYANLLTSVADVDIAEMDGNYSKYNKKAKLKEKVIKDRERECQAQSRNQTESRNQTESINMHNIDNIIRNSSEFATNPSATMNIINSSDSNINPNTNNNTPETMKNYANIPNNNKISNSTADNSNIISPFESNQSGTADVKSDMNTELGVSPGGSSVNLNDYLTDIDSLMWGFNSLNDEFWGDIIGGNQR is encoded by the coding sequence ATGAGTACTATTGACGAAAATAGCAACAATAATGGGAATGGTCTTCCTAACAATCTTGTTGGTGGTATGGTTCAAACACCGGGGTCCAAGGAGATAACCTATGATTCGTTATCTAATGGATCTACTGGAGGGGGAAGTTCTCATGGTAACGATAATAGAGTGCCAAGTAATAATCAAGGCTCTGGTAACGCCTTAGAGGTACCTCGTAGGTGGGTGGCCGCCACTGGTTCTGatgctaataatttttctacaACGATCGATAAGACACAGACTACCATTATTCAGGGGATCGAATTGGATGATGCTAGAGTTCAAAAACCAACCAGAAGTGAAGGTGGCTCTAGCAAGAGAAATACCTTTGCCTGTGTTAGTTGTCATTCTTCTAAAGTTAAATGTATCCCATCACAATTGGATGATATATACAGAAAGCCATGTCAACGATGCTTGAAAAACGGTAAAGTTTGTACTTTTGATCTTTCtaaaagaacaaaaagaagaaagcaaagaaattcaaatagtaCTTCTTCTTTGGTATCAATGACAGGCTCTTTCCAATCATCTGTTGGAATGACGAACCATACTAACACTGTTAACGTGCCTATACCAATTGATACAAAAAGGTTCATGGAACCAGGACCAattcaacaacaacaacaacaacaacaacaacaacaacaacaacaacaacaacagcagcAGCTGGTGCtgcaacagcaacaacagcagTCACAACTATTATCAAATGGTAGACCAAATCCTCAATTCGGTATACCAATATCTAATTCAAGTGTCGAATTAAACTCAACTAATTATAATTCTACCAACAATTCTCTACAAAACACTAATGACCAAAGTGATTTACCGAAGCTACATAATGGGAATAATAACATTTCGTATATGTGGCCAGCAAATATGAATGAGAATGATTTTCAAAACCAAATCCAAGCTCAATTTCAACATAACAGAGGTCGACAAGGCCAGAATTCAAACCCCACTCACACTtctcattatcatcatcatcaaaacCAGCTACATCACCAAGTATCATCTACAAATGATCTTCAACATCCTTTGCGAAACCATACCAGACAAAACAATTTACAACCAACGTCAAGTATGAGCATGACTAATCTACAAACTTCATcacaatatttaaatcaatctACAACAGATTTAAACCATCAGTATGAACATTTAAGAAATGCAAATACTCCTCCACCTAATTTGTCTTCTAAACATCCAAACCCATTGATCTTTAATCCAAATAGCCAAAGTTTGCATAATACTTCTAATCCTAATTTGACCCCTATAATGaatacaaatttaaataactCTACTACAAATACAAACTCAACTAATAATACCCTGCCGAATAATATTCCAATAAAtcataatcaaaatattgagTCATCTGCtattccaaataataatcaaaacCCAATTGTAACAACTAATCCCACTTCAACATCAACTAATAACACACAAACAAATGATAATGTACCTATTAAAcatcaagaaaataatacagCCGTTAATGGCCAGACTTCCCCAACTTTAAGAACTCAAATGTTATCTGcatctaataatagtttcaattcaattacTTTGccgaataataataatcctAATTCAAGTAATGGAATAATAAACACAAGCAGTGCAATTTTAGGCTCTTCTGCTCCAATCCAATCCAACTCTTCGTTAGGTATTATAAATACTGAAAAATCAATGTTTGATAATCATATCAATCCTGATTCTGTAGCTAATGCTACTTCTAATATAAATTCTACCACTACGACTGCTTCaagtattaataataaaagaactGGCTTAAATTCAACTTCAAGAAGGAAAAAACCTAAATATAGAAAAGAATTGTATTCTGTATTGATTCATCAGAAAGGTCAATTACATGAAATCGCTGAAAAGTATGAAACAATATCACAAAATTGGGACAATTGCATGAAATCCAGCAAATATATGGAGCACATTTTAGATCCAATCACTGCAGGAATTTTGACGCTTGAAGAAGCAGAAGAACggttaaatatatataaaaatgatgtTTCTTATGAAAGTAAATTTccttttattaaaatctcTAAAAATTCTACTGTTcatcaatttattaatgaaaaaccaatatttttctcAGTTATAATGTCAAGTGTTTCAATTCTAATgactgaaaaaaatacaaatctTAAAAAAGTGATGGAATTGAATGCTTTtgtattgaatttaattacaaatcaaatctttaaatctCAAAATAGATCTATTGAATTGTTAGAAGCTCTATTAACGTGGTGTATGTGGTATAATATTCCTGCTTGGGCTAATAAAACTCACTACAATATCTTCAGCTATGTTTGTAGTTGCCTGAACCGTGATTTAGCTCCGACTCAAATTAATGAAAGCTTTAAGATGTTTagtaatgatgataatttcAAGATGAACgagaataaatttaataaaaagcAATATGAAAGTTCAGAAAATTCTCCAAGATTAACACTAATGACATATATTACtgctttaaatatttcaatatttctaaaGCAACCAGCTCAGACTCGTTGGTCAAAATTAATCGAAGAGGCAGCTAAGGCTgtattaaatgaaacaaCTTCAAATTCCCCAATCTATAAagttgaagatgatgaagtcTTAATAGTTTTCTTAAGATTAAATCATATGCTAGAAAAAATCCATATCCATTTACACGAAATAGATCAAAAAATCGAAAGAGAAGATGATCCAGAATACACTGATAAgcatttgaataatttaattacaAGATATAAATTCCAATTGGATGAAATTTATGAACAAATTCCAAAGGATAGACATAAAGttttatcatattattatagtGTAGAAGCTTATTTgtatcaatatattttaggTAGCtttgttgaaaaattaccaGATACATCTCAAATTTATCCAATACCCGAATTAATTCATAATGCTATTATTCGAGGCCAAGAGAGTTGTGTTTCATGCTTAAAccaatttttgaaaagtcAGCCAAAATCAGTTGCTTCGTTACCCCTATTTCATACATCTCGTATTATCTATACAATTGGTatgctattattaaaaataagataTTCTACAGTGGCTATTGCTTCATTCCACTATTTAAAGCCAATGACTGAAGGTGCCCTTGACATTGTTACTAGGGTTTCCcatttattagaagaatCCTCCAAAATGTATCCTTTCAACCATTTTGTctataaatttcaatatgtCATCgcattatttattcaaacatatgcaaatttattaacttCGGTAGCTGATGTTGACATTGCTGAAATGGATGGTAATTATTCAAAGTATAATAAGAAagcaaaattaaaagaaaaagtaaTTAAAGATAGGGAAAGAGAATGTCAGGCTCAATCTAGAAATCAAACAGAATCTAGAAATCAAACAGAATCCATTAATATgcataatattgataatattattcgCAATAGTTCAGAGTTTGCGACAAATCCTAGCGCTAcaatgaatataataaattcttcagATAGCAATATAAATCCTAATACAAACAACAATACACCGGAAacaatgaagaattatgCAAATATAccgaataataataaaatcagTAATAGTACAGCTgacaattcaaatattatatcaCCTTTTGAAAGTAACCAATCAGGCACTGCCGATGTTAAGTCTGATATGAACACAGAACTAGGAGTTTCTCCAGGTGGATCTAGTGTTAATTTGAATGATTATTTGACTGATATTGATTCCTTAATGTGGGGattcaattctttaaacGATGAATTTTGGGGTGATATTATTGGCGGCAATCAAAGGTAA